A single genomic interval of Mangifera indica cultivar Alphonso chromosome 5, CATAS_Mindica_2.1, whole genome shotgun sequence harbors:
- the LOC123215961 gene encoding protein CUP-SHAPED COTYLEDON 3-like, protein MNMGLRDIGATLPPGFRFYPSDEELVCHYLYKKIANEDVLKGTLVEIDLHTCEPWQLPEVAKLNATEWYFFSFRDRKYATGFRTNRATTSGYWKATGKDRTVFDPATRELVGMRKTLVFYKNRAPHGIKTGWIMHEFRLETPHMPPKEDWVLCRVFHKSRGENSNKLSPEFIFDTTANAPCLNSAVSPATDRTNMPYGYQPTPFYQSHCQTNSMLNLLQFSQEKNTGHISEIGSKGGHNDDEYGFIWDMELQGNSLGDHGVTSNLEDMRFDMDNNMVLL, encoded by the exons ATGAACATGGGTCTGAGAGACATTGGAGCTACACTGCCTCCTGGGTTCAGGTTTTATCCTAGTGATGAGGAGCTGGTTTGCCATTATCTCTACAAAAAGATTGCAAATGAGGATGTTCTGAAGGGAACTTTGGTGGAGATTGACTTGCATACGTGTGAGCCATGGCAGCTCCCGG aGGTGGCAAAGCTGAATGCAACTGAGTGGTACTTCTTTAGCTTCCGGGACCGAAAATATGCAACTGGGTTTCGAACAAATCGTGCGACGACCTCTGGATACTGGAAAGCCACCGGAAAAGATCGAACAGTGTTTGATCCGGCGACACGTGAGCTGGTAGGAATGAGGAAGACGTTGGTATTCTACAAAAACCGAGCACCCCATGGAATCAAAACGGGATGGATTATGCATGAATTTCGGTTGGAGACCCCACATATGCCCCCTAAG GAGGACTGGGTGCTGTGTAGAGTTTTTCACAAGAGCAGGGGGGAGAATAGCAACAAACTCAGCCCAGAATTTATTTTCGATACCACAGCAAATGCTCCCTGTTTAAATTCAGCTGTATCTCCTGCAACTGACAGAACCAATATGCCTTATGGATATCAGCCAACTCCTTTCTATCAAAGCCACTGTCAAACTAATTCTATGCTAAATCTTCTGCAATTTTCGCAAGAGAAGAACACCGGTCACATCTCTGAAATCGGGTCCAAAGGTGGACATAATGATGATGAGTATGGGTTCATATGGGACATGGAGCTGCAAGGAAACAGCTTGGGAGATCATGGGGTGACTTCAAACCTGGAGGATATGAGATTTGATATGGATAATAATATGGTTCTCCTATGA